A stretch of Natronococcus sp. CG52 DNA encodes these proteins:
- the ptsP gene encoding phosphoenolpyruvate--protein phosphotransferase — protein MSTNENATQTYDGTGVTPLAGVGTAVWYEPGSGTELEEPPDPTEVDPATERDRFDEARDRAREELEREREQTADRVGEDEAAVFDAHKQFLDDPQITDGVEDAIDGGLPAEHAVRRAFEGPIEQFAGMDGRMAERADDLRDVRDRLIRVLTGGDRVDLAALPSGSVLLAERLTPSDTAQLDPDRVAGFATAEGGRTSHAAIFARSLGIPAVVGVGSELTAIEGDADVLVEGEDGTVIVDPTPDQRERAAVERDVEIRDESVRTADGEAVEVAANVGTLAELEGAVRQGADGIGLFRTEFLFLDREGPPDEEEQLEVYAEALDAFPEGRVVVRTLDVGGDKPIPYLEQPDAENPFLGERGVRRSLGPDADLFEAQLRALLRAAADGDGRLSVMFPMVATVPELETALGTVESVATDLESEGLEYAMPELGVMIETPSAVFLASELAERVDFLSIGTNDLTQYVMAASREDDRVAELHDPLEPAVLRAIARTVEAGHAGDAWVGMCGEMAGDPDLTELLVGFGLDELSMSAVTIPAVKATITETETTDAEELASRATEASTKDAVQNHINRD, from the coding sequence ATGAGTACGAACGAAAACGCAACGCAAACGTACGACGGAACCGGCGTCACCCCGCTCGCCGGCGTCGGCACCGCCGTCTGGTACGAGCCCGGCAGCGGAACCGAACTCGAGGAGCCGCCCGACCCGACCGAGGTCGATCCGGCGACCGAACGCGACCGGTTCGACGAGGCGCGCGACCGCGCCCGCGAGGAACTCGAGCGCGAGCGCGAGCAGACGGCCGACCGCGTCGGCGAGGACGAGGCGGCCGTCTTCGACGCCCACAAACAGTTTCTCGACGATCCCCAGATCACCGACGGCGTTGAAGACGCCATCGACGGTGGGCTTCCCGCCGAACACGCGGTCCGGCGGGCGTTCGAAGGGCCGATCGAGCAGTTCGCCGGCATGGACGGGCGGATGGCCGAGCGGGCCGACGACCTCCGGGACGTCCGCGACCGGCTGATTCGAGTGCTGACCGGCGGCGACCGCGTCGATCTCGCGGCGCTGCCCTCCGGCAGCGTGTTGCTCGCCGAACGGCTCACGCCGAGCGATACCGCACAGCTGGATCCCGATCGCGTGGCCGGCTTCGCGACTGCGGAGGGAGGACGAACCTCCCACGCGGCGATCTTCGCCCGCTCGCTCGGAATTCCGGCCGTCGTCGGCGTCGGATCCGAACTCACGGCGATCGAGGGTGACGCCGACGTCCTCGTCGAGGGCGAGGACGGGACCGTGATCGTCGATCCGACGCCGGACCAGCGCGAGCGTGCGGCCGTCGAACGCGACGTCGAGATCCGGGACGAATCGGTACGGACGGCCGACGGGGAGGCGGTCGAGGTCGCCGCCAACGTCGGAACGCTCGCGGAACTCGAGGGCGCGGTCCGACAGGGTGCGGACGGGATCGGTCTCTTCCGGACCGAGTTCCTCTTTCTCGACCGAGAGGGGCCGCCGGACGAGGAGGAGCAACTCGAGGTCTACGCGGAGGCGCTCGACGCCTTCCCCGAGGGTCGCGTCGTCGTCCGAACCCTCGACGTCGGCGGTGACAAGCCGATCCCCTACCTCGAGCAGCCCGACGCCGAGAATCCGTTCCTCGGCGAGCGCGGGGTTCGCCGATCGCTCGGTCCGGACGCGGATCTCTTCGAGGCCCAGCTCCGGGCCTTGCTCCGTGCGGCCGCGGACGGCGACGGTCGGCTCTCGGTGATGTTCCCGATGGTCGCGACGGTACCGGAACTCGAGACGGCCCTCGGGACGGTCGAATCGGTCGCCACGGACCTCGAGTCGGAGGGGCTCGAGTACGCGATGCCGGAACTCGGTGTGATGATCGAGACGCCGAGTGCGGTATTTCTCGCCAGCGAACTCGCCGAACGCGTCGACTTCCTCAGTATCGGGACGAACGACCTCACCCAGTACGTGATGGCCGCCTCGCGGGAGGACGACCGCGTCGCGGAGCTACACGATCCGCTCGAGCCCGCCGTCCTCCGGGCGATCGCTCGCACCGTCGAGGCCGGCCACGCGGGCGACGCCTGGGTCGGTATGTGCGGCGAGATGGCCGGCGACCCCGATCTGACGGAACTGCTCGTCGGATTCGGCCTCGACGAACTCAGCATGAGCGCCGTCACGATTCCCGCGGTAAAAGCGACTATCACCGAAACCGAGACGACGGATGCGGAGGAGCTTGCCAGCCGGGCGACCGAAGCGAGCACGAAAGATGCAGTTCAGAACCACATCAACCGAGACTAA
- a CDS encoding class 1 fructose-bisphosphatase, which produces MNGVGTERILDAIADVASDVPAALSDLRREPEAAAGDERNPTGDGQLAADRWLDDRFRGALEPLEAVGAYASEERADVLDCGSGYGVAIDPLDGSSNLASNLPIGTVCGVYDAALPARGTDLVASVIVVFGPCITMTVATDGDVVQYRLEDGERIDPCSLSLSSDAGSTEDVKEDSICGFSGRRGDLPPALLGLLDEFRDERRLRYCGAAVADVGAVLEHGGVLCYPETERRPNGVLRLQYEANPIAHVIEAAGGRAIDGSGRILEREPAALHERVPVFVGSTEPIDRVEAVLETSE; this is translated from the coding sequence ATGAACGGTGTCGGCACCGAACGGATCCTGGATGCGATCGCCGACGTCGCGTCGGACGTTCCCGCCGCGCTGTCGGACCTGCGCCGGGAACCCGAGGCTGCCGCCGGCGACGAGCGAAACCCGACCGGTGACGGCCAGTTGGCGGCCGACCGGTGGCTCGACGACCGGTTTCGGGGCGCGCTCGAACCGCTCGAGGCCGTGGGCGCGTACGCGAGCGAAGAGCGCGCCGACGTCCTCGACTGCGGGAGCGGTTACGGCGTCGCGATCGACCCCCTCGACGGCTCCAGCAACCTCGCCTCGAATCTGCCGATCGGAACGGTCTGCGGCGTTTACGACGCCGCGCTTCCGGCGCGGGGAACCGACCTCGTCGCAAGCGTGATCGTCGTCTTCGGGCCGTGTATCACGATGACGGTCGCGACCGACGGTGACGTCGTCCAGTACCGTCTCGAAGACGGCGAGCGGATCGATCCCTGTTCGCTGTCGCTCTCGAGCGACGCCGGAAGTACGGAGGACGTAAAAGAAGACAGCATCTGCGGATTTTCCGGCCGTCGAGGTGATCTTCCGCCTGCGCTTCTCGGACTCCTCGACGAGTTCCGCGACGAGCGACGACTCCGGTACTGCGGCGCAGCCGTCGCCGACGTCGGCGCCGTCCTCGAGCACGGCGGCGTCCTCTGCTATCCGGAAACGGAGCGCCGTCCGAACGGCGTCTTGCGTCTTCAGTACGAGGCCAACCCGATCGCGCACGTCATCGAAGCCGCCGGCGGCCGGGCGATCGACGGCAGTGGACGCATACTCGAGCGAGAACCGGCCGCGCTACACGAGCGAGTGCCGGTCTTCGTCGGCTCGACGGAGCCGATCGACCGGGTTGAAGCAGTGCTCGAGACGAGCGAGTAG
- the ptsH1 gene encoding phosphocarrier protein HPr, protein MERTVTVVPEDGLHARPAAKFVETANEYEADVRVAPTDGDPVDAASMLAVTSLGVGSGDDVTIVAEGEDAAAALDALEKVLSTPESEA, encoded by the coding sequence ATGGAGCGAACGGTAACCGTCGTTCCCGAGGACGGCCTTCACGCGCGACCCGCCGCGAAGTTCGTCGAAACCGCGAACGAGTACGAGGCCGACGTCCGGGTCGCTCCGACCGACGGCGACCCGGTCGACGCGGCGAGCATGCTCGCGGTCACCAGCCTGGGCGTCGGGAGCGGCGACGACGTCACGATCGTCGCCGAAGGCGAGGACGCTGCGGCCGCGCTCGACGCTCTCGAGAAAGTCCTCTCGACGCCCGAATCGGAAGCCTGA
- the leuB gene encoding 3-isopropylmalate dehydrogenase — protein MTHEIAVVPGDGIGREVTPAAVDVLDALEIDFEFVEADAGDAVQEETGEALPQETYDLAASADATLFGAAGETAADVILPLREAVDSFVNVRPAKAYPGIDAVRPETDLVFLRENTEGVYAGHEDRLTEDVATLTRVVTQSASSQLAEFACEYVSESDHDGFTIAHKANVMRETDGVFRDTVAAVADENGVEADEVLMDAFATRVCLDPTQFDVVVCPNLAGDVLSDLAAGLVGGLGLLPSANVGPERGLFEPVHGTAPDIAGEGIANPAATIISAAMLLEYLGYDEESDAVHEAVESTLEDGPRTPDLGGDASTEDVTNAIIDRV, from the coding sequence ATGACTCACGAGATCGCCGTCGTTCCCGGCGACGGAATCGGACGAGAGGTCACGCCCGCAGCGGTCGACGTATTGGACGCGCTCGAGATCGACTTCGAGTTCGTCGAGGCCGACGCCGGCGACGCGGTACAGGAAGAGACCGGCGAGGCGCTGCCACAGGAGACGTACGACCTCGCGGCGTCGGCCGACGCGACGCTGTTCGGTGCGGCCGGCGAGACCGCCGCGGACGTCATCCTCCCGCTTCGAGAGGCGGTCGATTCCTTCGTTAACGTTCGACCGGCGAAGGCGTACCCGGGTATCGACGCCGTCCGCCCCGAGACGGATCTGGTCTTCCTCCGAGAGAACACGGAGGGCGTCTACGCGGGCCACGAGGATCGCCTGACCGAGGACGTCGCGACGCTCACCCGCGTCGTCACCCAGTCGGCCTCGAGTCAACTCGCGGAGTTCGCCTGCGAGTACGTCTCCGAGAGCGATCACGACGGATTCACCATCGCACACAAGGCGAACGTCATGCGGGAGACGGACGGCGTTTTCCGCGATACGGTCGCGGCGGTCGCCGACGAGAACGGCGTCGAGGCCGACGAGGTGCTGATGGACGCCTTCGCAACTCGGGTGTGTCTCGATCCGACGCAGTTCGACGTCGTCGTCTGTCCGAATCTCGCGGGCGACGTCCTCTCGGACCTCGCGGCGGGACTCGTCGGCGGGCTCGGCCTGCTTCCCTCCGCGAACGTCGGCCCGGAGCGCGGGCTGTTCGAACCCGTCCACGGGACCGCACCCGACATCGCCGGCGAGGGGATCGCGAACCCGGCCGCAACGATCATCTCCGCCGCGATGTTGCTCGAGTACCTCGGCTACGACGAGGAATCCGACGCGGTTCACGAGGCAGTGGAGTCGACGCTCGAGGACGGCCCGCGAACGCCGGACCTCGGCGGCGACGCGAGCACCGAGGACGTGACGAACGCGATTATCGATCGCGTGTAA
- a CDS encoding PTS fructose transporter subunit IIB, translating to MKFVAVTSCPTGIAHSQMAAENLEQVAEANGHEIDVEVQGAMGQENELSSEDIEAADAVIIAADTSVSQDRFGGKPLVNGTVKDAVNDAEGLLDEAIETAGGDADASAADDDATAPDRAGPGSEGGVAAEADDSSEAVKRGGDPSKGLFARLKRLLS from the coding sequence ATGAAATTCGTCGCAGTCACATCCTGTCCGACAGGTATCGCACACAGCCAGATGGCGGCCGAGAACTTAGAGCAGGTCGCGGAGGCGAACGGTCACGAGATCGACGTCGAGGTGCAAGGCGCCATGGGCCAGGAGAACGAACTCTCGAGCGAGGACATCGAGGCCGCCGACGCGGTGATCATCGCCGCGGACACCTCGGTCAGCCAGGACCGATTCGGCGGCAAACCGCTCGTCAACGGAACGGTAAAGGACGCGGTCAACGACGCCGAAGGGCTCCTCGACGAGGCGATCGAGACGGCCGGTGGCGACGCCGACGCTTCGGCTGCCGACGACGACGCGACGGCGCCCGATCGGGCTGGTCCCGGTTCCGAGGGCGGCGTCGCTGCCGAAGCGGACGACTCGAGCGAGGCCGTAAAGCGGGGCGGCGATCCGTCGAAAGGGCTGTTTGCCCGACTCAAACGACTCCTCTCTTGA
- the glpR gene encoding HTH-type transcriptional regulator GlpR, with amino-acid sequence MLPEQRKRKVVEHVSERDGCSVEELADELDVSKATIRRDLSELEDEQLVDRSHGGAVPATAVGREQTYIQKEVQNLEAKVSIGSRAAREIHDGQVVFFDSGTTTIQVARQVPSDTSFIPVTNSPLLALELGKNANDVKLTGGTLRHRTRALVGPSAESFMERTNFDLLFLGTNGIDDGALTTPNEDEARMKQLMVENAERVVLVGDQTKFGDRSFVQFASLEDVDVLVTDAEPTGELAEACEAADLTVGVEEPDDR; translated from the coding sequence ATGTTACCCGAACAGCGAAAACGAAAAGTCGTGGAACACGTCTCGGAACGGGACGGGTGCTCCGTCGAGGAGTTAGCCGACGAACTCGACGTATCGAAAGCGACGATTCGGCGAGATCTTTCCGAACTCGAGGACGAACAGCTAGTCGATCGATCCCACGGCGGTGCCGTTCCCGCGACGGCCGTCGGGCGCGAACAGACGTACATCCAAAAGGAAGTCCAGAATCTGGAGGCGAAGGTGAGTATTGGCTCTCGAGCCGCCAGAGAGATCCACGACGGACAGGTCGTCTTCTTCGACTCGGGAACGACGACGATACAGGTCGCGAGGCAGGTGCCGTCGGACACCTCGTTCATTCCGGTAACGAATTCGCCGCTGCTGGCGCTCGAACTCGGCAAGAACGCGAACGACGTGAAACTCACCGGCGGGACGCTTCGCCACCGGACTCGAGCGCTCGTCGGCCCGAGCGCGGAGTCGTTCATGGAGCGGACGAACTTCGATCTACTCTTTCTGGGAACGAACGGAATCGACGACGGCGCGCTGACGACGCCCAACGAAGACGAGGCGCGAATGAAACAGCTCATGGTCGAGAACGCCGAGCGCGTCGTTCTGGTCGGCGATCAGACGAAGTTCGGCGACCGAAGCTTCGTCCAGTTCGCCTCGCTCGAGGACGTCGACGTGCTGGTGACAGACGCCGAACCGACCGGCGAACTGGCCGAGGCGTGCGAGGCGGCGGACCTAACCGTCGGCGTGGAGGAACCGGATGATCGCTAG
- a CDS encoding class I fructose-bisphosphate aldolase, whose protein sequence is MKPFNDAPISRNGKSLILAHDHGLEHGPAAFAGVEDRLDPETVFEMATHDAVTALAVQKGLAETYYPSYEDDVSLLAKCNGTSSLWEGEPYSPRTWSVENAVEVGADAIGYTVYPGTNREPEMVEEFRAVQERAREHGLPVAMWSYPRGQAIKEHRSPDVIAYAARIGLELGADIAKVKYPRSREALARAVDAAGDVRVVLSGGSKTSDYEFLSLVEAAMDAGAGGLAVGRNVWQRDDPERILDALERVVFEGASADGAL, encoded by the coding sequence ATGAAGCCGTTCAACGACGCTCCGATCAGCCGAAACGGAAAATCGCTCATTCTCGCACACGATCACGGCCTCGAGCACGGTCCAGCGGCATTTGCCGGCGTGGAGGACCGCCTCGATCCCGAGACCGTCTTCGAGATGGCAACCCACGACGCCGTCACGGCGCTCGCCGTCCAGAAGGGGCTCGCCGAGACCTATTACCCGTCCTACGAGGACGACGTTTCGCTGCTCGCGAAGTGTAACGGAACCTCGAGCCTCTGGGAGGGCGAGCCCTACTCGCCCCGGACCTGGTCGGTCGAAAACGCCGTCGAGGTCGGCGCGGACGCGATCGGGTACACCGTCTACCCCGGCACGAACCGCGAGCCGGAGATGGTCGAGGAGTTCCGCGCAGTTCAGGAGCGGGCTCGCGAGCACGGCCTCCCGGTCGCAATGTGGTCGTATCCGCGCGGCCAGGCGATCAAGGAGCACCGCAGCCCCGACGTCATCGCCTACGCCGCTCGAATCGGACTCGAGCTCGGCGCCGATATCGCGAAGGTGAAGTACCCGCGCAGCCGGGAGGCGCTGGCCCGCGCCGTCGATGCTGCCGGCGACGTCCGCGTCGTCCTCAGCGGCGGCTCGAAGACCAGCGACTACGAGTTCCTCTCGCTGGTCGAAGCCGCGATGGACGCGGGTGCGGGCGGGCTCGCCGTCGGCCGCAACGTCTGGCAACGCGACGACCCCGAACGGATCCTCGACGCCCTGGAACGGGTCGTGTTCGAGGGCGCCTCGGCTGACGGCGCGCTATGA
- the pfkB gene encoding 1-phosphofructokinase translates to MIASVTLNPAVDYTVELSESLAAGTVARATDHRYDAGGKGINVSKYLVGLDVETVATGVAGGFLGQYLLEQLSAQGIAADFVEIDGETRLNTTVLEPTEEYKINQNGPHVPAIAVEDLVDRLREYGPERVVVAGSLPPGCNPETIDLLAEAGPWETVVDVDGATLSALDAEYALCKPNVDELAAATDRRIDDVQSALGAARELRADGFDSVVASLGGEGAVMATPEQSLHAPAREIEVVDTVGAGDALLAGVLASRLRGDSDAEALSQGIAVASRVVSVSGTRAPSLAGIRDDRESIAVSAY, encoded by the coding sequence ATGATCGCTAGCGTGACGCTCAACCCGGCCGTCGATTACACGGTGGAACTCTCCGAGTCGCTCGCGGCGGGAACGGTCGCCAGAGCGACCGACCACCGGTACGACGCGGGCGGCAAGGGAATCAACGTCTCGAAGTACCTCGTCGGCCTTGACGTCGAAACAGTCGCGACTGGCGTCGCCGGCGGCTTTCTCGGGCAGTATCTTCTCGAGCAGCTCTCGGCCCAGGGAATCGCCGCCGACTTCGTCGAGATCGACGGCGAGACGCGACTCAACACGACGGTTCTCGAGCCGACTGAGGAGTACAAGATCAACCAGAACGGTCCTCACGTACCCGCGATCGCGGTCGAGGATCTCGTCGATCGACTGCGCGAGTACGGTCCGGAGCGGGTGGTCGTTGCGGGGAGTTTACCGCCGGGATGTAACCCGGAGACGATCGACTTGCTCGCCGAGGCCGGTCCCTGGGAGACGGTCGTCGACGTCGACGGCGCGACGCTGTCGGCCCTCGATGCCGAGTACGCTCTCTGTAAACCGAACGTCGACGAACTCGCAGCGGCGACGGACCGTCGGATCGACGACGTGCAGTCGGCGCTGGGGGCAGCGAGGGAGCTTCGAGCGGACGGGTTCGACAGCGTCGTCGCCTCACTCGGCGGCGAGGGAGCGGTGATGGCGACGCCCGAGCAGTCGTTGCACGCGCCCGCTCGAGAGATCGAGGTCGTGGACACCGTCGGAGCGGGTGACGCCCTGCTGGCCGGCGTCCTCGCCTCGCGCCTGCGCGGCGACTCCGATGCTGAAGCGCTCAGCCAGGGGATCGCCGTCGCATCTCGGGTCGTTTCGGTCTCGGGAACTCGTGCGCCGTCACTCGCCGGCATTCGAGACGATCGAGAGTCGATCGCCGTCTCGGCATACTAG
- a CDS encoding S8 family serine peptidase — protein MAAAVSDESTVAAPGAVDSSDRNAPIENGTDGVNGTERTPIDPSLDDASGEVAVLVRFEDDSSDPIDDPAARPKDAGTSHRPFQEYANATDEITLERQFWITNAALVTVDTDRVALAELANIEAVTAIRADSEITVSTANGARGAGDDGNSSNGSYAPGLEQSNVPAAWDTYRTRGEGASVAVLDSGVDESHPDLEVAKWNDFGDSPAAEPTAYDDHGTHVSGVVAGGNESGTQIGVAPDADLYHGAVMTDCRRDRCVGYERHILAGIEWAVEEEADVIVMSLGWNGYSPAMIDAIENANDAGTVVVASSGNRGEGNSTSPGNVYDAVSVGAVDESGSVPDFSGGETIETRDVWGSDAPDRWPASYTVPTVVAPGVDVESAIPGGGYETKRGTSMAAPYVGGTAALVQSATATGLGPDKLESALIESATVPDDGQGDVRYGHGVVDAAAAIDAAGEHATLEGTVSDTVTGDPLANASVVSAAADGTERETTTESDGSFEFVGLRGDRAYDVTVERDGYESKTETTRVPADETTRTDVSLAGDASIAVTLTDAQFGDDLETATVVADGTRGTYSAEYVGDGTYRIEHVPGVGEYSLRADAPGYVERERVVTAGARDRLTESFELQGDATLELSVETEAGEPVENASVTLERSSGSALEPDERTDENGTLTAVVAGTDESYSIEVSAPEFETTVVESGAVGTGSTGAITVSLSDTRGSVSHLGALAATFALVAGGVARLARS, from the coding sequence GTGGCTGCGGCAGTCTCCGACGAGTCGACCGTCGCCGCTCCCGGTGCGGTCGATTCGTCGGACCGGAACGCGCCGATAGAGAACGGTACCGACGGGGTCAACGGGACGGAACGGACACCGATCGATCCATCGCTCGACGACGCGAGCGGTGAGGTCGCTGTACTCGTACGGTTCGAGGACGACTCGAGTGATCCGATCGACGACCCGGCCGCCCGGCCGAAGGACGCGGGGACGTCCCACCGTCCCTTCCAGGAGTACGCGAACGCGACTGACGAGATCACGCTCGAGCGACAGTTCTGGATCACGAACGCCGCGCTCGTGACGGTCGATACCGATCGAGTGGCGCTCGCAGAACTCGCGAATATCGAGGCCGTGACCGCGATTCGCGCGGATAGCGAGATCACCGTCTCCACGGCTAACGGGGCACGGGGCGCGGGCGACGACGGCAATTCGTCGAACGGATCGTACGCGCCGGGACTCGAACAGAGCAACGTCCCGGCGGCCTGGGACACCTACCGCACGCGGGGCGAGGGCGCGTCGGTCGCCGTCCTCGACTCCGGCGTCGACGAGAGTCATCCGGATCTCGAGGTCGCGAAGTGGAACGACTTCGGCGACTCCCCCGCGGCGGAACCGACCGCGTACGACGACCACGGAACCCACGTCTCGGGGGTCGTCGCCGGCGGGAACGAGAGCGGAACGCAGATCGGCGTCGCACCAGATGCGGACCTCTACCACGGGGCCGTCATGACCGACTGTCGGCGGGACCGCTGCGTCGGATACGAGCGCCACATCCTCGCGGGGATCGAGTGGGCCGTCGAGGAGGAGGCCGACGTCATCGTGATGAGCCTCGGCTGGAACGGGTACAGTCCCGCCATGATCGACGCGATCGAGAACGCGAACGACGCCGGTACGGTCGTCGTCGCCTCGAGCGGCAATCGGGGCGAGGGGAACTCCACGTCGCCGGGAAACGTCTACGACGCGGTGAGCGTCGGCGCGGTAGACGAGTCGGGGTCGGTTCCCGACTTTTCGGGCGGCGAAACGATCGAGACGCGCGACGTCTGGGGGTCCGACGCACCGGACCGGTGGCCGGCGTCGTACACCGTTCCGACCGTGGTCGCGCCGGGAGTCGACGTCGAGAGCGCGATCCCCGGTGGTGGCTACGAGACGAAGCGCGGGACCAGCATGGCGGCCCCGTACGTCGGCGGCACGGCCGCGCTCGTTCAGTCGGCGACGGCGACGGGCCTCGGGCCCGATAAACTCGAGAGCGCGCTGATCGAGTCCGCGACCGTGCCGGACGACGGGCAGGGTGACGTCCGGTACGGACACGGCGTCGTCGACGCCGCGGCGGCGATCGACGCGGCCGGCGAGCACGCGACCCTCGAGGGGACGGTCTCGGATACGGTGACGGGCGATCCCCTCGCGAACGCCTCGGTCGTGAGCGCCGCGGCGGACGGCACCGAACGCGAGACGACGACCGAATCCGACGGGTCGTTCGAGTTCGTCGGACTCCGCGGTGACCGGGCATACGACGTTACCGTCGAACGCGACGGTTACGAATCGAAGACCGAGACGACGCGGGTCCCGGCGGACGAGACGACCAGAACCGACGTATCACTCGCCGGCGACGCGTCGATCGCAGTCACGCTCACCGACGCGCAGTTCGGAGACGACCTCGAGACGGCAACGGTCGTCGCGGACGGGACGCGCGGGACGTATTCGGCCGAGTACGTCGGCGACGGCACGTACCGGATCGAGCACGTTCCCGGGGTCGGCGAGTACTCCCTCCGCGCGGACGCGCCGGGCTACGTCGAGCGCGAACGGGTCGTCACGGCCGGCGCTCGGGACCGGCTCACGGAGTCGTTCGAGTTGCAGGGCGACGCGACGCTCGAGCTCAGCGTCGAAACCGAGGCGGGAGAACCAGTCGAGAACGCATCCGTCACGCTCGAGCGCTCGTCCGGATCCGCACTCGAACCGGACGAACGAACGGACGAGAACGGCACGCTTACGGCGGTCGTCGCCGGGACAGACGAATCCTATTCGATCGAGGTATCGGCTCCGGAGTTCGAGACGACCGTCGTCGAGTCCGGCGCGGTCGGTACCGGATCGACGGGAGCCATCACCGTCTCGCTCTCGGATACCCGCGGGTCGGTGTCGCATCTCGGCGCGCTGGCGGCGACGTTCGCGTTGGTCGCGGGCGGTGTCGCGCGTCTGGCTCGATCCTGA
- a CDS encoding PTS fructose transporter subunit IIC, whose protein sequence is MKDDVERQLRTYLISVKEDLMTGVSFMIPFVTIGGIFLAMAFMIAELPFTAGDTETVFEETGSLAWYMAEIGVLGLTMMIPILGGYIAYAIADKPGLAPGFILSWAIQQEQIIEAAGLVIGFEADGAVAGFLGAIVAGLLAGYAARWMKGWPVPSAVKPMMPILVIPVFTTLFLAPVVILGLGVPIAIIDDALTTMLRGMEGTNAVLLGAILGGMMAIDMGGPINKVAYVFGTVLVADQIFAPMAAVMIAGMVPPLGLALSNFIAPQKYSAEMYENAKAAVPLGLSFITEGAIPYAAADPLRVIPSAILGSATAGATALWLGVTMPAPHGGIFVVLLSNSMLLFLGCLFLGTVVTATVVTLLKPDYHERVAGAKPAQASD, encoded by the coding sequence ATGAAAGACGATGTAGAACGCCAACTGCGTACGTACCTGATATCGGTAAAAGAGGATCTGATGACCGGCGTGTCGTTCATGATCCCCTTCGTGACGATCGGCGGGATTTTCCTCGCGATGGCCTTTATGATCGCGGAGCTCCCGTTCACCGCAGGAGATACGGAGACGGTGTTCGAGGAGACCGGATCGCTCGCGTGGTACATGGCCGAAATCGGCGTGCTCGGCCTCACGATGATGATCCCCATACTCGGGGGATACATCGCCTACGCGATCGCGGATAAACCCGGACTCGCACCCGGATTCATCCTCTCGTGGGCGATCCAGCAGGAGCAGATCATCGAAGCGGCCGGTCTCGTCATCGGTTTCGAGGCCGACGGCGCAGTCGCGGGCTTTCTCGGCGCGATCGTCGCCGGGCTGCTCGCCGGGTACGCCGCACGCTGGATGAAGGGGTGGCCGGTGCCGTCGGCCGTCAAACCGATGATGCCGATTCTCGTGATCCCCGTCTTCACGACGCTGTTTCTCGCGCCCGTCGTCATCCTCGGACTCGGCGTTCCGATCGCTATCATCGACGACGCGCTGACGACGATGCTCCGCGGAATGGAGGGGACGAACGCCGTCCTGCTCGGGGCGATCCTCGGCGGGATGATGGCGATCGATATGGGCGGCCCGATCAACAAGGTAGCGTACGTCTTCGGGACCGTGCTCGTCGCGGACCAGATCTTCGCTCCGATGGCCGCTGTGATGATCGCGGGTATGGTTCCGCCGCTCGGACTCGCGCTTTCGAACTTTATCGCCCCGCAAAAGTACTCCGCGGAGATGTACGAGAACGCGAAAGCCGCCGTCCCGCTCGGCCTTTCGTTCATTACCGAAGGCGCGATTCCCTACGCCGCCGCCGACCCGCTTCGAGTCATTCCGTCGGCCATCCTCGGGAGCGCGACGGCCGGCGCAACCGCGCTCTGGCTGGGCGTGACGATGCCCGCACCCCACGGCGGGATCTTCGTCGTTCTCCTCTCGAACAGCATGCTGCTGTTCCTCGGCTGCCTGTTCCTCGGAACGGTAGTCACGGCCACGGTTGTGACGCTTCTCAAGCCCGACTACCACGAGCGAGTTGCCGGAGCGAAGCCCGCACAGGCAAGTGATTAA
- a CDS encoding PTS sugar transporter subunit IIA: protein MTTTQPDIETVLTRELIVLEEPPAEKEACIEFLLDRAVETERVSDRDAALEALLAREEEATTGVGKGIGIPHAKSGAVSRPTIVFARSDEGIDFDAMDEKPATLLFMLLVPEEGGEEHLSLLSSLSRALMHDDVRERLHEADSKAAIEETITEAIA, encoded by the coding sequence ATGACTACGACTCAACCCGATATCGAGACCGTACTGACACGCGAACTCATCGTGCTCGAGGAGCCTCCGGCAGAGAAAGAGGCCTGTATCGAGTTCCTGCTCGATCGAGCCGTCGAGACTGAACGCGTCTCCGACCGCGACGCCGCCCTCGAAGCCCTTCTCGCGCGCGAGGAGGAGGCGACGACCGGCGTCGGCAAGGGAATCGGCATTCCGCACGCGAAGAGCGGTGCAGTCTCTCGGCCGACGATCGTTTTCGCTCGCTCCGACGAGGGGATCGACTTCGATGCGATGGACGAAAAGCCCGCGACGCTGCTGTTCATGCTGCTCGTCCCCGAGGAAGGCGGCGAGGAACACCTCTCGCTGCTCAGTTCGCTTTCGCGGGCGCTGATGCACGACGACGTTCGCGAGCGGCTCCACGAGGCCGACTCGAAGGCCGCGATCGAGGAGACGATCACGGAGGCGATCGCATGA